In one window of Henckelia pumila isolate YLH828 chromosome 1, ASM3356847v2, whole genome shotgun sequence DNA:
- the LOC140892352 gene encoding mediator of RNA polymerase II transcription subunit 19a-like yields the protein MDPDFNKFGRGPRELTGAVDLVSHYKLLPHYDFFCKRPLPVSISESHYLHNVVGDTEIRKGEGMQLGQLIQDASSSRDTKTRIQPFDLDILREAFLLRDTTRVDLSSSDKGAPTIPGKSKNESKDKEKKHKKHKDKDKEKDKEHKKHKHRHKDRSKDKDKEKKKDKTAHHDSGNDHSKRHHEKKRKQEGDEENDIHKHKKSKHKSSKIDETGAVKAAG from the exons ATGGATCCTGATTTTAACAAGTTTGGAAGAG GGCCTAGAGAACTTACAGGTGCTGTGGATCTTGTAAGTCATTACAAGTTGTTGCCACACTATGATTTCTTCTGCAAGAGGCCGCTTCCGGTGTCAATTTCAGAGAGTCACTATCTCCATAACGTTGTTGGAGATACAGAAATCAGGAAAGGGGAGGGGATGCAATTGGGCCAGCTTATTCAAGATGCATCTTCATCAAGGGATACTAAGACACGAATACAACCTTTTGACTTAGATATTCTTAGGGAAGCCTTTCTGCTAAGGGACACAACTCGTGTTGATCTTTCTTCT TCTGATAAAGGTGCTCCTACTATTCCTGGTAAATCTAAAAATGAGTCTAAAGACAAggagaagaagcacaaaaagcACAAGGACAAAGACAAGGAGAAAGATAAAGAGCACAAGAAGCATAAACATCGGCATAAAGATCGAAGTAAAGATAAAGACAAGGAGAAGAAGAAAGATAAAACTGCCCATCATGATTCTGGCAATGATCACTCAAAAAGACACCACGAGAAG AAGAGGAAGCAAGAAGGAGATGAAGAGAATGACATTCATAAGCACAAGAAGAGTAAG CACAAGAGCTCAAAGATAGATGAAACAGGAGCTGTTAAAGCGGCAGGCTGA